The Montipora foliosa isolate CH-2021 chromosome 6, ASM3666993v2, whole genome shotgun sequence genome includes the window tgcgtaaagaagcctaaaaaaattcaggacttcaacggggtatgaacccgtgacctcgcgataccggtgcgaaggctatgaagccactgacgttgagtGATATTGGAGGATCGAATGAAACACTTATGTATTTAATTTGGTTTTAAAAATAATTCCAACAAATAAAATTGTACAAAGACCAAATTAGATTGAGTATTAATTTAAGTTCAAAAGATCCACTTTTGTTAGTTTCAAAGAGTTTAATTAAGGTCCAAAAGATTTTCCTCATTTAATTTGTCATAGGTTAAAACACAGCAAGTGGTGATTTAATCTTTTCTGCACAGAAAAATCTTATTTCGTTcgaaaaatttaaaacaaggcTGCTTATCAGACTAATCTTTGCAAATTTGTCTCTGAGATTTAAATTAACCATTTACCCAATGGATCAACAAGAAAAGTTACCAAAAGGTATGAACAAATTTAGATACATGCAATGACCATAATTTTAAATGTTTAAGATAATTTACAAGTtttaaataaacgaaaaatatagatgaattaaataaaattacaaattgGATAGAGTACGCTTTATTGAAAGTTCAACACCAATGAAACAAAACTAGTGAACAATATATCACGCAGTCCAACCTTTTGTCAAATGCAGAAGTTGTTGATCCATTACATTTTCTTGAACGTCATTGCAGCGAGTCACTGTGAATCAATCTATATCAGAGGAAACAAACTTGACCACTGCTTAATCTTTTAAAAGTTGCATTATCACCTCTTGAATAAGAGCATTAACCCATTAACTCGCCATGCATACATCAACCCCAAAAGATAACTGAAGACTATTGTGAAACTGCGAAAAACTCTttaaaagagagaaataaaACCGGAAGATGAAGAATAGCTTGTGTGTAAAAATATAATATCAGCGGAAAATgggtattattatacattggtgtcaccagctcgattttgattggctataagcacgcagctaattcttgcttgctctgtttctcttacgtcatacctacaaacaatagattttatatatgtagaattgacgtcatacctacagacaatagttttatgcatgcagaagtgacgtcacctaacacactaaccagcagtttgatcagttttgccATGGCGGAGCTctgctcaggaatatgcataataaaacaattattgaattcggttttcgcatgttagcgataattatcaaggcctcagtttgtgttatccgcctcagccttcggcttcggcagataacacaaactttggccttgataattatcgctaacatgctcaacctcatccaataattgttaattattatgtaCACCGTGATGCTCAACACCATTCTTTATGAATGTATACTGTATTCGTATAATGTCATGGAAGAGTAacgtgttaccctcgtaaaaCACTTTTCCCTTTAGTAATGCCAAATGAACAGTAAACTGCTAATTTACTTATTAGTTAacaaaattctttctttttttcatgtttaaaaTTGAAACTATTTATATCCTGACTGCGCTTTATCAACAATTTGGAAAGAATTAatttagtttttttgaaataatcaaatgaTATATTTCTTATTTCGAGTTACTAATAAACGTGTGGCCCTCagttagactgcaaaacagtcgtattttttgcgaacgcaagcaACGCGATAAATTTTCAAACGAAATGTCTGGAGTAGTGTGgaaacggcgagggagaatggggagagacggCGTGTGAGGCTCGCATGCTCCGTTTGAAGGGTATTCAAAGCTACAGCAACACGGATCAGTCCAAACAAATTCTTATGACACCAAAAATGTCACAAGGGTTGCAAGAACCCACTGGAGAATAGTAAAATAACGCTGAATAGTTTGGCGTGACCGAATGGCGGGTAGTTGTAGCGTTTATTAGAGCACACAACACGTCACTGCTCGTTATAACGCCTTACTCAGAACGAAACGATTGAGCAACGAGACATATTGAACTTCACAGCATTAAATTTAGAACGAAGATCTTTCAGTaaacgaaaacgaaaataaTTACCTACTGGAAAATTATAGACGAACGATCAACGTTTCGGCCATATCACACGGCTTTCATCTGGAATCTGCCGAGTCAGCTTGGGTCACGCAAGTGTCACGTGGTAGCTGACTCGGCACGTCCCGTAACGCACGGTCCCAAGTGTGCGATAGCACGAACCGTAGCCCCCCTCTCTTGCTAAGAGAAGGGCCCTCTACCCTCTCCCAAACAGCTTCTTTAATGCCACGTCTGACCCAGTTTTCTTCCTTGTCCAGGATCTTGACATCACTTAGATCAAACGAGTAGATCCTGTGCCTCGATGGTACTAGGCCTTTTATGCTGTTTGTCAAGTGTGAATGAAGCCAAATCTGAATTGCTGAGAAGCAAATTTTGTGACACCCTTTGTAAGAACAAAGCGCGGGTAATGAATCTCAACAAAGATGAAAGAGAAGCCTTACATGGCTTGACAAAGGACGAGAATGTGGTCATTGTTCCAGCAGGCAAAGGCAGGTGCCTTGTAGTGCTCAACCGTGAAGACTACGATCAGAAATGCAAATCTCTCCTTGATGATAAGAAAACCTATAAACCGCTCGGTTATAATCCAACCAACGGCTTTAGGAAGAAGGTTTGCACCTTCACCAACAAAATTTATACAGAGGGCACCATTAAGGTCGACTTTAAAAGGAAGTTAGATCCTCCTTCAGAGACATCTGTTCCAGCATTCTACGGCCTCCCTAAAATATACAAGCCAGAACCCATTCCACTCCGGCCGATAGTCAGCAGCATTGGTTCGGTTACGTACAACTTAGCGAAGCATTCTGCTTACATCCCTCGTCCGTTGGTAGGCTTTTCTTCGCATCACCTTAAGAACACTCAGGCCTTTGTTGAAAAGATCAGGGAGATCAAACTTACCACCGAGGAAACAATAACATCGTATGACGTCTCTGCACTCTTTACTAGTATTCCAGCGGATGAGGCGATCACGGCGATCCGCCAAAGGCTGGAAAAGGATGAAACCCTTGCTGAACGCACGTGCCTGAGCATAGAGGAAGTAGTTGAGTTGGTGGACATCTGCCTTGCTACGACATATTTTTCATTCAAAGGGAAATTCTACAAGCAAATTCACGGCTGCGCCATGGGTTCTCCGATTTCTCCTATTGTCGCCAATCTGTGCATGGAGGTGTTTGAAGAGAGAGCACTTGGCTGTTACAATGGCGTGAGACCAAGGCTTTGGCTTCGTTACGTAGACGACACTTTCGTCATTTTAGAGAAAAATGAAACCAGCAGATTCCTTGACCACCTGAACAGTCAGGACTTCAACATCAAATCTACACAGGAGCAGTGTACCAACAACCTGTTACTGTTCCTCGACTGCCTGGTGAAAATCAACAGCGACGGATCAATACCTCCAGTTCAGTTCCCATCACCCCCTTATACACAAGCTAGGCGTGATACACACCCTTGAACATAGAGCCAACACCCTAATCAGCCATCCGGACGAAGTagagaaagagaaggaaaacaTCAGGAAGGCATGAAATCTTTGCGGCTACCCAAGCTGGGCCTTCCAGAAAGCGTCAAGTTCTTCGCAACGCGACCATCAGCGACAGGGACAAGAACAGAGGACTGGACCTAGTGGATTGCGGAACATCCGGATAACTATCCCCTAAGTATATGACCGGTGTCTCAGATGCTATGAAGTCAGTCTTCAGATCCTTCGGTTTTTCTATCACTTTCAAGCCATGTAACACCTTAAGGCAGAAGTTGGTAAATGTCAAGGACAAGCCCCGTAAAGATAAGATCTCCCATGTGATATACGGGATATGGTGCGGTTCAGAGAACTGCACTGAAACATACGTTGGAGAGACCAAGTAGGCGCTGGGCTCGAGAATGGGACAGCATAAAAGGCCTAGTACCATCGAGGTACAGTCTGCCGTCTATAACCATTTACGAAGCTCGGTGCACTCGTTTAGGGTAGAGGGCCCTTCTCTTAACAAGAGAGGGGGGCTACGGTTCGTGCTATCGCACACTTGGGACCGTGCGTTACGGGACGCGCCGAGTCAGCTATAACGTGACAATTGCGTGACCCAAGCTGATTCGGCAGATTCCTGATGAAGGCCGTGTGATATGGCCGAAACGTCGCTCGTTCTGCTCGTTCGTCTATAATTTTCCAGTTGgtgaattattttcgttttcgtttACTCTCAACTGGATGACTGATACAATTCATTGTCAAGATCTTTCAGTCTTTACGAACCACGTAAAGGCCGTAGATCTATTCTATATTacaactagatgcttctgtgaagcatacactggcttgcctgtggtacgtgctacagaaaatcagaaggcactgaattgtgtggtattgaaatacagcattccagtctctgaagaataacaaataaaagagaagcgagaaacattggcttctgggctgacatgttgataattttcaagttccctcacaacttcttttcatcacaagtgtgccctatgagcatccgaaaactttgtaatactaaacttcactgaagtcaagccctgtttcgcgggtttagtgttgggatgggagaccaaaacaataaacccctcataaaaaacagaaacatctgaccgaaaatactattaacgctaacaaatgcgaactcagcaaggtacagattctgttagcgtgctttatgcaaaacaagtattgatgaaaaagcaaataaatattgatacacagttttcagaaagagcagaaggaagtttcccggacggtcgatcgagaataaaatatttacgacatgaaaacaacattaattttgaaccttgaatatagatcgttttcactgtcacgcaataaaaaaaataaatcaaaaactatccagtgcaaaa containing:
- the LOC138005556 gene encoding uncharacterized protein; the encoded protein is MNLNKDEREALHGLTKDENVVIVPAGKGRCLVVLNREDYDQKCKSLLDDKKTYKPLGYNPTNGFRKKVCTFTNKIYTEGTIKVDFKRKLDPPSETSVPAFYGLPKIYKPEPIPLRPIVSSIGSVTYNLAKHSAYIPRPLVGFSSHHLKNTQAFVEKIREIKLTTEETITSYDVSALFTSIPADEAITAIRQRLEKDETLAERTCLSIEEVVELVDICLATTYFSFKGKFYKQIHGCAMGSPISPIVANLCMEVFEERALGCYNGVRPRLWLRYVDDTFVILEKNETSRFLDHLNSQDFNIKSTQEQCTNNLLLFLDCLVKINSDGSIPPVQFPSPPYTQARRDTHP